In Arcobacter lacus, a single genomic region encodes these proteins:
- a CDS encoding efflux RND transporter periplasmic adaptor subunit, which produces MLKQSKFLIITLLSLLFLGCENKSNDFKAQQVEVGIITLKEQTIALQQELSGRVKAKLVSEVRPQISGIVKDRLFTEGSFVKQGDILYKIDDATYKATFDQAKAALESAKANLQTAQLKSQRYEELLKVDGISKQETDDAKALYIQAKASVEEKIAALESARIDLERTQIKAPISGFIGISGVTKGALVSANQTDALTTIRDNSTVYVDLHQSQNELLALKKLLSKDNIKKGSTEVTLTLSDDSIYQYKGVLQLQEINVDENTGTVTLRAEFPNSEGLLLSGMFVRATIQSAIDSKAFLLPQQAVSRDSKANPIITIVNEDNSTKKQQIVTNRTIDNYWLVTSGITSNDKIIIEGLNKISPKSIVKPVDVTNKYIKKD; this is translated from the coding sequence GTGTTAAAACAATCAAAATTTCTTATTATTACACTACTTTCTTTACTATTTTTAGGTTGCGAAAATAAATCAAATGATTTTAAAGCTCAACAAGTTGAAGTTGGAATTATTACTTTAAAAGAACAAACTATTGCCTTACAACAAGAATTATCAGGACGAGTAAAAGCAAAATTGGTATCTGAAGTAAGACCTCAAATCAGTGGTATCGTAAAAGATAGACTATTCACTGAAGGAAGCTTCGTAAAACAAGGTGACATTTTATATAAAATAGATGATGCAACTTATAAAGCAACTTTTGATCAAGCAAAAGCAGCACTTGAAAGTGCAAAAGCAAATTTACAAACTGCTCAACTAAAAAGCCAAAGATATGAAGAATTATTAAAAGTTGATGGTATTTCAAAACAAGAAACAGATGATGCAAAAGCTTTATATATTCAAGCAAAAGCTTCTGTTGAAGAAAAAATTGCAGCACTTGAAAGCGCAAGAATTGATTTAGAAAGAACTCAAATAAAAGCTCCTATTTCTGGTTTTATTGGTATTTCAGGTGTAACAAAAGGTGCTTTAGTATCAGCGAATCAAACTGATGCATTAACAACAATAAGAGATAATTCTACTGTTTATGTTGATTTACACCAATCACAAAATGAACTCTTAGCTTTAAAAAAACTTCTTAGCAAAGATAATATAAAAAAAGGAAGTACTGAAGTTACTTTAACTTTAAGTGATGATTCAATCTATCAATACAAAGGCGTTTTACAACTTCAAGAAATAAATGTAGATGAAAATACTGGAACTGTAACTTTAAGAGCAGAATTTCCAAATAGCGAAGGATTATTATTATCTGGAATGTTTGTAAGAGCGACTATTCAAAGTGCAATTGATTCAAAAGCATTTTTATTACCTCAACAAGCTGTATCAAGAGACTCAAAAGCAAATCCTATTATTACAATTGTAAATGAAGATAACTCTACAAAAAAACAACAAATTGTTACAAATAGAACAATTGATAACTATTGGCTTGTAACTTCTGGAATTACATCAAATGATAAAATTATAATAGAAGGACTAAACAAAATAAGTCCAAAATCTATTGTAAAACCAGTTGATGTAACTAATAAATATATAAAAAAAGATTAA
- a CDS encoding diguanylate cyclase: MDRLISKVLKKELSLKGTILSLFSFILTILIVILGSQLLYFSKKISIESVDLQLNGLVQNIQTTIKNNENVNINIVDMLSLMNEKDHFNLYINILKSHPHLYAVYTGYKDGGFYEIINLNIHKSLKDTYKAKDTDRWLLIKISSPALNNRELFLFDDNLNLTSSRVEENNYDPRNRPWYQSAILDEKTIKTAPYKYSHIDNIGITYAKDVDKSKNVVAIDVLTDDFATLYKKHINKDFVNVFIFKKDGLILSSSKEDSSLFKEFFEKNEKINDFKESKIINLSGKEYITKIVQFDTLNKEEFIVIFADYEKIMEPYLSQTFKLLLTFIITSFLMFPIIVYLSGVIIKPIYNLVKQSIKIKNRKYEEISQVESSILEIALLSSSFENMAQSINSYQNSLEEKVKQRTEELLVKNAELLRLSITDNLTKLYNRVKLDKSLQEEMNRSLRYNTNFSIILLDIDYFKKVNDNFGHQVGDEVLIESAQILSKNIRNVDILGRWGGEEFLVICPETKIEDAIKVASHINEAIKLHKFSTYPNTVTMSLGVASFNKDIKNIDDIILNADKALYQAKEQGRDRVIAFCE; this comes from the coding sequence ATGGACAGACTTATAAGTAAGGTTTTAAAAAAAGAATTAAGTTTAAAAGGGACTATTCTATCACTATTTTCATTTATTTTAACTATATTAATTGTTATATTAGGTTCTCAACTACTCTATTTTAGCAAAAAAATATCTATTGAAAGTGTAGATTTACAATTAAATGGTTTAGTTCAAAATATACAAACAACTATTAAAAATAATGAGAATGTTAATATAAATATTGTAGATATGTTGAGTTTAATGAATGAAAAAGATCATTTTAATCTTTATATAAATATCTTAAAATCTCATCCACATTTATATGCTGTATATACTGGTTATAAAGATGGTGGTTTTTATGAAATAATCAATTTAAATATTCATAAAAGTTTAAAAGACACATATAAAGCAAAAGATACAGATAGATGGTTACTTATAAAAATATCATCGCCAGCTTTAAATAATAGAGAATTATTTTTATTTGATGATAATCTAAATTTAACTTCTTCAAGAGTTGAAGAGAATAATTATGATCCAAGAAATAGACCTTGGTATCAATCTGCCATTTTAGATGAAAAGACTATAAAAACAGCTCCATATAAATATTCTCATATTGATAATATTGGTATTACTTATGCAAAAGATGTAGATAAAAGTAAAAATGTAGTAGCTATTGATGTATTAACTGATGATTTTGCAACTCTTTATAAAAAGCATATAAATAAAGATTTTGTAAATGTATTTATTTTTAAAAAAGATGGTTTAATTTTATCTTCATCTAAAGAAGATAGCTCTTTGTTTAAAGAATTTTTTGAAAAAAATGAAAAAATAAATGATTTTAAAGAATCAAAGATAATCAATTTAAGTGGAAAAGAATACATAACAAAAATAGTCCAATTTGATACACTTAATAAAGAAGAATTTATTGTAATTTTTGCAGATTATGAAAAAATAATGGAACCATATTTATCTCAAACATTTAAACTATTACTTACTTTTATAATAACTTCTTTTTTGATGTTTCCTATAATTGTTTATTTATCTGGTGTTATAATAAAACCTATTTATAATTTAGTTAAACAAAGTATAAAAATAAAAAATAGAAAATATGAAGAAATTTCTCAAGTTGAAAGTTCTATTCTAGAAATTGCATTACTATCTTCATCTTTTGAAAATATGGCTCAATCTATTAATAGTTATCAAAACTCTTTAGAAGAAAAAGTTAAACAAAGAACAGAAGAACTTTTAGTTAAAAATGCAGAATTATTAAGACTATCTATTACTGACAATTTAACAAAATTATACAACCGTGTAAAATTAGATAAATCTTTACAAGAAGAGATGAATAGAAGCTTACGATATAACACAAATTTTTCAATTATTTTATTAGACATTGATTATTTCAAAAAAGTAAATGATAATTTTGGACATCAAGTGGGTGATGAAGTTTTAATTGAAAGTGCTCAAATTTTAAGCAAAAACATCAGAAATGTAGATATTTTAGGAAGATGGGGAGGAGAAGAATTCCTTGTTATTTGTCCTGAAACAAAAATAGAAGATGCTATAAAAGTTGCTTCACATATAAATGAAGCTATAAAACTTCATAAATTTTCAACTTATCCAAATACTGTTACTATGAGTTTAGGAGTAGCATCTTTTAACAAAGATATTAAAAATATTGATGATATTATTTTAAATGCAGATAAAGCTTTATATCAAGCTAAAGAACAGGGTAGAGATAGAGTTATAGCTTTTTGTGAATAA
- a CDS encoding DUF2798 domain-containing protein: MIIKRKYERLVFAFVMSFIMSFIMSFVITFINLGFIDGFILIWLEAWIKAFFVAFPVITIISPLVKYLVHKLLKD, encoded by the coding sequence ATGATAATTAAAAGAAAATATGAAAGGCTAGTTTTTGCTTTTGTAATGAGTTTCATAATGAGCTTTATAATGAGCTTTGTAATTACTTTTATAAATCTTGGTTTTATTGATGGGTTTATATTAATTTGGCTTGAAGCTTGGATAAAAGCATTTTTTGTTGCTTTTCCAGTTATTACTATTATTTCTCCATTGGTAAAATATCTAGTACATAAGTTATTAAAAGATTAG
- a CDS encoding multidrug effflux MFS transporter: MQKSINHIYLIILISILSSVAPMGVDTYIPSIPEIAKYFDVNIHKIELSLSIFLIGFSIGQIFGGPISDRYGRRFGSILGLLGYAFFSFLIIFSSTVYELWVYRFFEAFFGGITVVNAAAAVRDRFKGQEAAKVFSLIGMVRSLAPLLAPVFGAIIIHFFPWEGVFVFLTIYALIITFFIYKDLPESFTYVKQSIFESYKIVLTHKLAMKAMMVLALSFGGFFIIISKTSFIYIEYFKISTDYFPIFFGINFIILVFMIKVNVNLLKKYFALTIIKTAICIQILVGLIFILVHKDLTLIIVMLILASYMSMMAFIFGNCMALAIEHFSKNAGVASGVIGVLQFGFGALISSIALNFSDDGFLVISVSITIISIISYLIIRTYK, from the coding sequence ATGCAAAAATCAATTAACCACATATATCTCATAATTTTAATCTCCATTTTATCCTCAGTTGCTCCAATGGGAGTTGATACTTATATACCGTCAATTCCAGAGATTGCAAAATATTTTGATGTAAATATTCATAAAATAGAATTATCTCTATCAATATTTTTAATAGGATTTTCTATTGGTCAAATATTTGGGGGACCAATTTCCGATAGGTATGGAAGAAGATTTGGTTCTATTCTTGGGCTTTTAGGTTACGCATTTTTTAGCTTTCTAATAATTTTTAGTTCAACTGTTTACGAATTATGGGTTTATAGATTTTTTGAAGCATTTTTTGGTGGAATCACAGTTGTAAATGCAGCGGCAGCTGTTAGAGATAGATTTAAAGGACAAGAAGCAGCAAAAGTATTTTCTCTTATTGGAATGGTAAGAAGTTTAGCACCACTTTTAGCTCCTGTTTTTGGTGCAATAATCATACATTTTTTTCCATGGGAAGGTGTATTTGTTTTTCTAACAATATATGCTCTAATCATTACATTTTTTATATATAAAGATTTACCAGAAAGTTTTACTTATGTAAAGCAATCTATATTTGAATCATACAAAATAGTTCTAACACATAAATTGGCAATGAAGGCTATGATGGTTTTAGCTTTAAGCTTTGGTGGTTTTTTCATTATTATTTCTAAAACATCATTTATTTATATTGAATATTTTAAAATATCAACAGATTATTTTCCAATATTTTTTGGTATAAACTTTATAATATTGGTATTTATGATTAAGGTAAATGTGAATTTACTAAAAAAATATTTTGCTCTTACTATAATAAAAACAGCCATTTGCATACAAATTTTAGTTGGTTTAATATTTATACTTGTTCATAAAGATTTAACTTTAATAATTGTTATGCTGATTTTAGCATCTTATATGAGTATGATGGCATTTATTTTTGGTAACTGTATGGCACTTGCAATTGAACACTTTTCTAAAAATGCAGGTGTTGCGTCAGGTGTTATTGGTGTATTACAGTTTGGATTTGGAGCTTTAATATCTTCTATTGCATTAAATTTTAGTGATGATGGTTTTTTAGTTATTTCAGTAAGTATTACAATAATTTCAATAATCTCATATTTGATTATTAGAACATACAAATAA
- a CDS encoding Dps family protein gives MSKVVKQLKQIQADAHALYVKIHNFHWNVKGMDFHPVHSYTEDVYNQMSELYDDMAERVLILGDKPYLTIDELAKATKIETETKDTFKSKEIVEKIIVDFEYLLKAFKKLSETAAEAEDKGTEAFADEKVAKFEKNLWMLGNMVK, from the coding sequence ATGTCAAAAGTAGTAAAACAATTAAAACAAATTCAAGCAGATGCACATGCATTGTATGTGAAGATTCATAATTTTCATTGGAATGTAAAAGGTATGGATTTTCACCCTGTTCATAGCTATACAGAAGATGTTTATAATCAAATGTCAGAATTATACGATGATATGGCAGAAAGAGTTCTTATTCTAGGTGATAAACCTTATTTAACTATTGATGAGTTAGCAAAAGCAACAAAAATTGAAACTGAAACAAAAGATACTTTTAAATCAAAAGAAATAGTTGAAAAAATTATTGTTGATTTTGAATATTTATTAAAAGCATTCAAAAAATTAAGTGAAACTGCTGCTGAAGCTGAAGATAAAGGAACTGAAGCTTTTGCTGATGAAAAAGTTGCAAAATTCGAAAAAAATTTATGGATGTTAGGAAATATGGTTAAATAA
- a CDS encoding HAD family hydrolase, producing the protein MADGKKTLIFDLDGTLLDSIEDIAVSMNKVLESLNLPIHKIEDYKYFVGSGIDVLVENALGNHSQEIKDEATKRFKIEYDGKLHLKTLPYNGIYDLLNELKKMSYNISVLSNKPHELTVSYVNHFFKDYGFKEIHGQKTNVPKKPDPIAAINIAKALNIPCEEIYFVGDTKVDMQTAKNAGMKAIGVLWGFRDEKELKEFGADFIVEHPLHILNIIK; encoded by the coding sequence GTGGCAGATGGTAAAAAAACACTAATTTTCGATTTAGATGGAACACTTTTAGATTCTATAGAAGATATAGCTGTTAGTATGAATAAAGTTTTGGAAAGTTTAAATCTTCCAATACACAAAATAGAAGATTATAAATATTTTGTAGGAAGTGGTATTGATGTTTTAGTAGAAAATGCTTTAGGAAATCACTCACAAGAGATAAAAGATGAAGCTACGAAAAGATTTAAAATAGAATATGATGGAAAACTACACTTAAAAACTCTTCCTTATAATGGGATTTATGATTTATTGAACGAGTTAAAAAAAATGAGTTATAACATATCAGTTTTATCAAATAAACCACATGAATTAACTGTTTCTTATGTAAATCATTTTTTTAAAGATTATGGTTTTAAAGAGATTCATGGACAAAAAACTAATGTTCCTAAAAAACCAGATCCAATTGCAGCTATAAATATTGCAAAAGCTCTAAATATCCCTTGTGAAGAAATTTATTTTGTAGGCGATACAAAAGTTGATATGCAAACAGCAAAAAATGCTGGGATGAAAGCAATTGGTGTTTTATGGGGTTTTAGAGATGAAAAAGAGTTAAAAGAATTTGGAGCTGATTTTATAGTAGAACACCCACTACATATTTTAAATATTATAAAATAA
- a CDS encoding TPM domain-containing protein, translating to MKKIIIFLLLILSFLNADISQYFPKLEGRVIDEANLLSPEVKKDINNILKNEENKSSNQIVVVILNSLNGYSIEEFSYQLGRFWGIGQKDKNNGVLLVVSMKEREIRIEVGYGLEGALTDKISHEIINYTIKPNFKASQYELGILKAVNEIIKATQGEYVAKPKNTDFSSFFNVTVHLGFFALIFVSMLMNGISRKLRNQVLYKITNSSMSSSFFAFFTYVASQSFISYSLVLALIIFVVVFIFNYINTKKVDFDKLSKIEYINSSKSSSSFGNFNSPTSGGFSGGGGSFGGGGASGRW from the coding sequence ATGAAAAAAATTATAATTTTCTTACTATTAATTCTTAGTTTTTTAAATGCAGATATTTCGCAGTATTTTCCAAAACTTGAAGGAAGAGTAATTGATGAAGCAAATTTATTATCACCTGAAGTTAAAAAAGATATCAATAATATTTTAAAAAATGAAGAAAATAAAAGTTCAAATCAAATAGTTGTAGTAATTCTTAATTCCTTAAATGGTTATTCTATTGAAGAGTTCTCTTATCAATTAGGTCGTTTCTGGGGCATTGGGCAAAAAGATAAAAATAATGGTGTTTTGCTTGTAGTTTCTATGAAAGAAAGAGAAATAAGAATTGAAGTTGGATATGGTCTTGAAGGGGCACTAACAGATAAAATATCTCATGAGATAATAAACTACACTATAAAACCCAATTTTAAAGCAAGTCAATATGAACTAGGTATTTTAAAAGCTGTAAATGAAATAATAAAAGCAACTCAAGGCGAATATGTTGCAAAACCAAAAAATACTGATTTTAGTTCATTTTTTAATGTAACTGTACATTTAGGATTTTTTGCTTTAATTTTTGTTTCTATGTTAATGAATGGTATTTCAAGAAAATTGAGAAATCAAGTTTTATATAAAATTACAAACTCTTCAATGTCATCATCATTTTTTGCATTTTTTACTTATGTAGCTTCTCAATCTTTTATCTCGTATAGTCTAGTTCTTGCACTTATTATTTTTGTCGTTGTATTTATTTTTAATTATATAAACACAAAAAAAGTAGATTTTGATAAACTTTCAAAAATTGAATATATAAATAGTTCAAAAAGTTCATCATCATTTGGTAATTTCAATTCTCCAACAAGTGGTGGATTCTCAGGTGGTGGAGGAAGTTTTGGTGGAGGAGGAGCTAGTGGCAGATGGTAA
- a CDS encoding TPM domain-containing protein, whose product MILTNKEKELISKEIENLEKFTSAELVAVITQRSSNYKNNILMFSISSVFLFSFLLFFFKDDLYILELIQYQIIIFIGMNLFLQTFHNLFMKLLSRFYKDKIASLYAKKQFYNLGLNRTKTKQAIMFFVSLDEKYVEIIADSEISKKIPNEFWHQVISEFTYDIKNEDFLTGYLKALKASKAILIQHFPILENDTNELPNEVIELK is encoded by the coding sequence ATGATTTTAACAAATAAAGAAAAAGAATTAATCTCAAAAGAGATAGAAAATCTTGAAAAATTTACCTCAGCTGAACTTGTAGCAGTTATAACTCAAAGAAGTTCAAATTATAAAAATAATATATTGATGTTTTCTATATCATCTGTTTTTTTATTCTCTTTTTTACTATTTTTTTTCAAAGATGATTTATATATTTTGGAGTTGATTCAATATCAAATCATAATTTTTATAGGAATGAACCTTTTTTTGCAAACATTTCATAATCTATTTATGAAACTACTTTCTAGATTTTATAAAGATAAAATAGCATCTCTTTATGCAAAAAAACAGTTTTATAATTTAGGACTAAACAGAACAAAAACAAAACAAGCTATTATGTTTTTCGTAAGTTTAGATGAAAAATATGTTGAAATTATTGCAGATAGTGAAATATCAAAAAAAATCCCAAATGAATTTTGGCATCAAGTTATCTCAGAATTTACATATGATATTAAAAATGAAGATTTTTTAACTGGTTATTTAAAAGCATTAAAGGCTTCAAAAGCAATATTAATTCAACATTTTCCAATTTTAGAAAATGATACAAATGAACTTCCAAATGAAGTAATCGAGTTAAAATGA
- a CDS encoding LemA family protein yields the protein MKKIILVLALILLPLIYLTVTNYNNIPKLDENVKEKWSQVQNQYKRRADLIPNLVETVKAYANHEKNTLVEVTEARSKVSQITLNENTLNNPELLQQFENAQSNLTSALSKLMVVVEKYPELKANENFLSLQSQLEGTENRISVARRDFIEAVKLYNLELRTMPGKLVAAIAHPEAKIKETFSASPTEQDAPKVKF from the coding sequence ATGAAAAAAATTATCCTTGTTTTGGCGCTTATCTTATTACCTCTTATATATTTAACTGTTACGAATTACAACAATATTCCAAAACTCGATGAAAATGTGAAAGAAAAATGGTCTCAAGTTCAAAATCAATATAAAAGAAGAGCTGACTTAATTCCAAATTTAGTTGAAACAGTAAAAGCGTATGCAAATCATGAAAAAAATACTTTAGTAGAAGTTACAGAAGCTAGAAGTAAAGTTTCACAAATTACTTTAAATGAAAATACACTAAATAATCCTGAACTTTTACAACAATTTGAAAATGCACAATCAAATTTAACAAGTGCCTTATCAAAACTTATGGTTGTAGTTGAAAAATATCCTGAACTAAAAGCAAATGAAAATTTTTTAAGTTTACAATCACAACTTGAAGGAACTGAAAATAGAATTTCAGTTGCTAGACGAGATTTTATTGAAGCTGTAAAACTTTATAATCTAGAACTTAGAACAATGCCGGGAAAACTTGTAGCAGCAATTGCTCATCCTGAAGCTAAAATTAAAGAGACTTTTAGTGCAAGTCCAACAGAGCAAGATGCTCCAAAAGTAAAATTTTAA
- a CDS encoding acetolactate synthase large subunit: MNASELFIKALENEGVEYIFGIPGEENLDFLDALRESKIKLILTRHEQGAGFMAATYGRLTGKVGVCLSTLGPGATNFATSAAYAQLGGMPMMMITGQKPIKKSKQGRFQIIDIVRMMRPMTKYTKQVVNGNNIPSMVRESFKIATTERPGAVHIELPEDIAAEEVEFNIYPVQSFKYAVAVDDVIADAVSMIEKAKRPLLLIGAGANRTRIGNALTDFVNKTGIPFFSTQMGKGVVDENHPLCLSTAALSKDDFVHCAIERADLIINVGHDVIEKPPFFMENKPDATKVMHVNFFPSEVDDTYFPQMDVIGDIAGNITKFTDKISKQAHWDFDYYVRLADEIRTRLSKYFGDDRFPILPQRAVRAIRQTLAADDILTLDNGVYKIWFARNYRCAKPNTLLLDNALATMGAGLPSAMAAKMINPDRKVVTVCGDGGFMMNSQEMETAVRLKLDLTVIILNDNAYGMIKWKQTGMGFETFGLDLENPDFVKYAEAYGAKGYRPTSVAEFAETLEKCVNSKGVHLIDLAVDYSLNHSILNELLATKTCLI, encoded by the coding sequence ATGAACGCATCAGAATTATTTATTAAAGCGTTAGAAAACGAAGGTGTTGAGTATATTTTTGGAATTCCTGGAGAAGAAAATCTTGATTTTCTTGATGCTCTTAGAGAATCAAAAATTAAATTAATTTTAACAAGACATGAGCAAGGTGCAGGATTTATGGCTGCAACTTATGGAAGATTAACTGGAAAAGTTGGAGTATGTTTATCAACTTTAGGCCCTGGTGCAACAAACTTCGCAACAAGTGCTGCATATGCGCAACTTGGTGGAATGCCAATGATGATGATTACTGGTCAAAAACCAATTAAAAAATCTAAACAAGGTAGATTTCAAATCATTGATATCGTTAGAATGATGAGACCAATGACTAAATATACAAAACAAGTTGTAAATGGAAATAACATTCCTTCTATGGTTAGAGAATCATTTAAAATTGCAACAACTGAAAGACCAGGTGCAGTTCATATTGAATTACCTGAAGATATTGCAGCAGAAGAAGTAGAATTTAATATCTATCCTGTACAATCTTTCAAATATGCTGTAGCTGTTGATGATGTGATTGCTGATGCTGTATCTATGATTGAAAAAGCAAAAAGACCATTATTATTAATTGGAGCTGGAGCAAATAGAACAAGAATTGGAAATGCTTTAACTGATTTTGTAAACAAAACAGGAATTCCTTTCTTCTCTACTCAAATGGGTAAAGGTGTTGTTGATGAAAATCATCCATTGTGTTTATCAACTGCTGCATTATCAAAAGATGATTTTGTACACTGTGCAATTGAAAGAGCTGATTTAATCATTAATGTTGGACATGATGTTATTGAAAAACCACCATTCTTTATGGAAAATAAACCAGATGCAACAAAAGTTATGCATGTAAACTTCTTCCCAAGTGAAGTTGATGACACATATTTCCCTCAAATGGATGTTATTGGTGACATTGCTGGAAATATTACTAAATTTACAGACAAAATTTCAAAACAAGCTCATTGGGATTTTGATTATTATGTTAGATTAGCAGATGAAATTAGAACTAGATTATCTAAATATTTTGGTGATGATAGATTCCCAATTTTACCACAAAGAGCAGTAAGAGCTATTAGACAAACTTTAGCAGCTGATGATATTTTAACATTAGATAATGGTGTTTATAAAATTTGGTTTGCTAGAAATTATAGATGTGCAAAACCAAACACATTATTATTAGACAATGCACTAGCAACTATGGGAGCTGGACTTCCTTCTGCAATGGCAGCAAAAATGATAAATCCAGATAGAAAAGTAGTTACTGTATGTGGTGACGGTGGATTTATGATGAATTCACAAGAAATGGAAACAGCAGTTAGATTAAAACTTGATTTAACAGTAATTATTTTAAATGATAATGCATATGGAATGATTAAATGGAAACAAACTGGTATGGGATTTGAAACATTTGGTTTAGATTTAGAAAATCCAGATTTTGTTAAATATGCGGAAGCTTATGGAGCAAAAGGTTATAGACCAACTTCTGTTGCTGAATTTGCAGAAACTTTAGAGAAATGTGTAAATAGTAAAGGTGTTCATTTAATTGACTTAGCGGTTGATTACTCTTTAAATCACTCAATTTTAAATGAGCTTTTAGCAACTAAAACTTGTTTAATATAA
- a CDS encoding aldehyde dehydrogenase family protein, whose amino-acid sequence MSKIEVTSPFDGKVVGSVPFTTVEGVQKAIDTAYERFLDVDNWIPKYKRVEILENLMKIMSSQVEELTILCASEGGKPYMDSKVEVLRAINGVKIAIEQIGLQEGHEIAMGHTPTSTNRIAYTMKEPIGVVVSISAFNHPLNLAIHQVIPALAVGCPVIIRPATQTPMSAVRLVELLKEAGLPEGWAQAVVCDRQGGELLVTSPKTAFFSFIGSGPVGWYLNSKASAGTRSALEHGGVAPVIVEPDADIEAMIPDLVKGGFYHAGQVCVSVQRIFVHESIADTVAAKVAEKASKLIVGNQLDPKTEVGPLINHNEVNRVEEWVNDAVAKGGKILTGGKRISDSCFEPTVLFNPSDDAIISQKEIFGPVVVVYPYKTLDEAIKRANQLDVSFQAAVFTKNIDTALKTVKRLNATAVMVNDHTAFRVDWMPFGGAKTSGLGLGGIPDSMAEMQNQKMMVIKSPVL is encoded by the coding sequence ATGAGTAAAATAGAAGTTACATCGCCATTTGACGGTAAAGTTGTAGGATCTGTTCCATTCACTACAGTTGAAGGAGTACAAAAAGCTATTGACACTGCATATGAAAGATTTTTAGATGTTGATAACTGGATTCCAAAATATAAAAGAGTGGAAATTTTAGAAAACTTGATGAAGATTATGTCTTCACAAGTTGAAGAGTTAACAATTCTTTGCGCAAGTGAAGGTGGAAAACCATATATGGACTCAAAAGTAGAAGTACTAAGAGCTATCAATGGAGTTAAAATTGCTATTGAACAAATTGGTCTTCAAGAAGGTCATGAAATTGCAATGGGACATACTCCAACAAGTACAAATAGAATTGCTTATACTATGAAAGAACCAATTGGAGTAGTTGTATCAATTTCAGCATTTAACCACCCATTAAATTTAGCAATTCACCAAGTAATTCCTGCACTTGCAGTTGGTTGTCCAGTTATTATTAGACCAGCAACTCAAACTCCAATGTCTGCTGTTAGATTAGTTGAATTATTAAAAGAGGCTGGACTTCCAGAAGGTTGGGCACAAGCAGTAGTTTGTGATAGACAAGGTGGAGAACTTTTAGTTACTAGCCCAAAAACAGCATTTTTCTCATTTATTGGTTCAGGACCTGTTGGTTGGTACTTAAACTCAAAAGCTAGTGCAGGAACAAGAAGTGCATTAGAACATGGAGGAGTTGCTCCTGTTATCGTTGAGCCAGATGCTGATATTGAAGCTATGATTCCAGATCTTGTAAAAGGTGGTTTCTACCATGCCGGTCAAGTTTGTGTTTCTGTTCAAAGAATTTTTGTACATGAATCAATTGCAGATACTGTTGCAGCAAAAGTAGCAGAAAAAGCTTCAAAACTAATCGTTGGTAACCAATTAGACCCTAAAACTGAAGTTGGTCCATTAATCAATCACAACGAAGTAAATAGAGTTGAAGAGTGGGTTAATGATGCAGTGGCAAAAGGTGGAAAAATTTTAACTGGAGGAAAAAGAATTTCAGATTCTTGTTTTGAACCAACAGTTCTTTTCAATCCAAGTGATGATGCAATTATCTCTCAAAAAGAGATTTTTGGACCAGTTGTGGTTGTATATCCATATAAAACATTAGATGAAGCTATAAAAAGAGCAAATCAACTTGATGTTTCTTTCCAAGCAGCAGTATTTACAAAAAATATTGATACAGCTTTAAAAACTGTAAAAAGATTAAATGCAACAGCTGTTATGGTAAATGATCACACAGCATTCAGAGTTGATTGGATGCCATTTGGTGGAGCAAAAACTTCAGGTTTAGGATTAGGTGGTATTCCTGATTCTATGGCTGAAATGCAAAATCAAAAAATGATGGTTATTAAATCACCAGTTTTATAA